CCAGTACAGCCGCCCGTTCTCGCCCCCGATGAGGTCGGCGAGGACCACCGCTGCCTCTCTCAGCGGATCGGTGGCGCTCAGGCCGGGCAGCGCCAGCGCGACCTGCACGCGGGCGAGGGCGGAGTCGTGGATCGTCCGCACCGTGCCGGGGTGCCGGGGCACGGGGGGCGGCGTGGGCGCGGCGGGGTGCCCGGTCGGCCAGTTCCTCAGCTCCCCCTGCGCCCAGCCCAACACCCCCGCCGGGTCGAAGGCCCCGACCACGGTGAGCGTCACCCGGCCCGCGCCGTAGCGTTCGCGGTGGTTGCGCGCGAGGGCATCCCGGCTCAGGCCTTCCACCGTCTGCGTCGTGCCGAGAACGGGCTGGCTGAGGGGATGCGTGCCCCAGTAGTCGGTCCGCAGTTCGTCCGCCACGCGCACGGCGGGCTGCTCGGCGTACATGGCGATTTCTTCGAGGATGACGCCGCGTTCGGGTTCCACGTCGGTGGGTCGCAGGGCCGGGCGCATCAGTTCGGTCAGGGTCCCCAGCAGTTCGGAGGTCTGTTCGGGCAGGGTCGCCGCGTGGTACACGGTCGCCTCCTCGCTCGTGAAGGCGTTCGCGTTGCCACCGAGGCCGTCCAGCCGCTCGTTGAGTTCGGCAGCCCCCACCACCTCCGACCCCTTGAACATCAGGTGTTCGAGGAAGTGCGAGACCCCCAGCTCCTCCGGGCGTTCGTCGCGCGCCCCCGTCGCCACGAAGTACCCGGCGGCGACCGTCTGCGCGTCCGCACTCGGCTCCAGGAGCAGGGTCAGGCCGTTGGGAAGGGTGTGGGTCAGGGTTTCGGCAGACTTGGGAAGGGAGGTCATAGCGCAGGCTCCTGCGGGCCGAGGGTCACGACGGTCGCGTGGGCGGCGGGGTCGTACCCGGCAAGGAAGGTGTTCACCCCGTCCAGCGTGAGGGCATTCAGGGCGGCGCGCAACTCGGCCACACTCCGCACCCGCCCGAACACGGCCACATCGCGCGTGAGGCTCGTCGCGCGGGCGCGCAGGCTCTCGGCCCCGAAGACGACTGAGGCGGTGAGTCCGGCGCGGGCGCGGTGGAACTCGGCCTCCGTCAAGCCCTCCGGCAGCCGGGCGAGTTCGGCGAGGAGGACCGAAAGCGTCTCCGGCGCGCGGCCCGGCGTGCTCCCCGCGTAGGCGCTGAGGAAGCCCTTTTTGCCCAGCACGACGGGCGAGGCGCTGACGCTGTAGGCGAGGCCGCGTTCCTCGCGCACGGCGGTGAACAGGCGGCTCGCGCTGCCCCCCGACAGGGCCGTGAGGGCGACCTGCCACGCCAGCCAGTCGGGGTCACGGGGACTGACACCCGGTGCGGTCACGCTGATGTGGGTCTGCTCGGCGTCGGCGTGGGGAAGGTGAACGCGCTCGCCGGAGCGGAAGTCGGCGGGCACGGTCTCGTCCTCACCGGGCCGCCAGCCCACGAAGGTCCGCTCCACGAGCGTTCTCACCTCGTCGGGGTGGGCGTCCGCGACCAGCCCGAGGACGCTGCCCCGCGTTCCGTACCGGCCCAGGAAGACGCTCAGCCCCTCCGCGTTCAGGTTCGCCAGCCCTTCTGCCGTCCCACTAGCTGGGTGCGTGAATCCTGCGAAGGGTGAGGCCGGGTCGTGCGGAAAGGCCACCCGCCGCGCCCCCACCGCGAGGAGATCGGGCGGGCTGTCCTCCAGCCCCTCCAAATCCTGCCGCGCGAGGTCGGCGAGGACGGGCAACTCACCGGGCGGCAGCTCCGGGCGCAGCAGCAGGTCGGCGGTCAGCGCCAGCGCACCGGGCAGGTCGCCCACGAGGCCGCTCATTCCGACCCGCGTCGCCTCCGGCCCCACGCCTCCACCCCGCCGCACGCCGAGGTCGTCGAGCGCGTCCTGAAAGGCGCGAGCATCCCGGCCCCCGGCCCCCTTGTACAGCCACTCCTCCAGCACGCCCGCCGACCCCTCGCGGCCCACAGGGTCATGGGCACTGCCCACCGGAACGCGCACGTCGAGGGCAAAGCCCGGCCCGGTCCGGCGCTCGAACGCGACCCTCAGCCCACCCTCCAGGGTCCACAGATGCGCCCCAGGCGCGGCCACAGTCGTCACCGGGGGAGTCTAGCGCCGCGAGGCGGGAACACCGGGGGAGCGGTCAGCTTTCAGCCGTCAGCTCTCCACAGTTCGGGTGGGGGAGTGGCGTGGAGGGTCAGACGCTCGCCTGTCAGCGGGTGAACGAAGCTCAGGCGCTCGGCGTGGAGGAGGTAGCCGCCGTCGCCGGGGAGGGCGGGAAGATCGGGGAGTGGGCCGCCGCCCGGCGCATACAGGGGATCGCCGATGAGGGGATGGCCGATGGACGCGAGGTGGATGCGGATTTGGTGCGGCCTTCCGGTGTGGATGGCCACCTCGAACAATGTGTTCCCCTCCGTTCGCCTTTCCAGCACGCGGGCGACGCTGTGGGACGCCTTCCCCGCCGCGCTCGCCGCGTACACGGTGCCGAGGCGGGGGTGCGGAACGGGGCCGATGGGCGTGGTGATCTCATACGTGTCCCGTTCGGTGAGACCTGCGGCGAGCGCCCGGTACCGCTTGTCCACCTCCCCCTCCCGCCACGCGCGGGCGAGGGTGGAGGCCGCCGCGTGCGTCCGCGCGAACAGCACCAGCCCGGAGGTGCCGCGTCCCAATCGGTGCAGGGAGCTGGCCTCCGGGAACGTGGCGCGCACCCGCATCAGCAGCGTGTGGTCGAGAAAGCCGCCGCCCGGCATGGTGGGCAACCCGGACGGCTTCACGACGGCCAGGAGCGCGTCGTCCTCATGGGCCACCTCGTAGGTGAGGGGCACGTCCTCCTCGTGCCAGGGGGGACGGTGCCACAGGAGGGTCTGGCCTGCGCGCAGCACTTCCCCACCCCGCACGGTCACTCCGTCCAGGCTGACCTCGCCGCGCTCCAGCCGCTCTCGCCACTCGCTCTCAGTGGAGTGGGTGTACCGCCGCGTCAGGTAGGCGAGGACCGTCATTCCCCGCGCCTCCGGACTGGGGCGTTCGCGGTAGGTGTAGCCGCCGTTCAGGGCCATGAGGGCAGCCTAGCGGGAGTTCCTCCCCGCAAGCCGCACTGGGAACTGTGACCACCTCCACCGAGACGGCGAAGCTCTCATCGCCTCCCACGATGCTGCACCCGTGCGCCGCTTCTTCCGCCTCGTGTTGGTGCTGGCCGTGCTGGCGGGTGCCGTGTATCTGGCATGGCCCACCTTGCAGCGGGTGTGGCGGTACGTGGAGTTGACGGCAGAACCCGCCCCGGCGGCGGGCACCCTTCCCAATCCCCTGCCCGGCCAGTCCCTGACCGACACGTGGGGCGCCGCCCGCAGCCAGGGCCGACGCCACGAGGGTATCGACATCTTCGCGCGGCGGGGCACGCCCATCCGCGCCACCACACGCGGCTTCGTCCTCAACATCGGCGAGAACCGCCTCGGCGGGCGCACCGTCATGGTCCTCGGTCCCGGCGGGCAGCGGCACTACTACGCCCACCTCGAACGCTACCCCGACCTCGCGGAGGGCGACTGGATCGAGGCGGGCACCGTGGTCGGCTACGTCGGCGACAGCGGCAACGCACAGGGCACGCCGCCGCACCTGCATTACGGGATTTACGCGGGGGGCGGGGCGATCAATCCGTATCCGTTTTTGCAGGAGTAAGTTTTATTCACTCGTCCTCACTCCCAAAATAACTCGCTCCCAAGCACTCACCGCCACCTCGTTGCACGTCAGGCGCGGGTGGGAGAATAGTCGGTCGCGCTCAGGGTCGCCGCCGTGCAACGCTTCCGGCAGGAGCGCGGGTGGGCTGAAGTTGTCGAGGACGAGCATTCCGCCGACGCGCAGGACACCCACCAACACGTCCAGGCTCTCCGTCTCCCGCTTGGCAGGCGCGCAATCGCTGAAGATCAGGTCGAAGGGGCCGTGAGTAAGGGCTTCGCGCCAGTCCCCATTCAGCACCTCGGCGCGTGGGTCGCTCGCCAGCGCATCCCGCGCCACCGCCGCCCGCTCCGGGTCGAGTTCGGCGGTTACGAGCCGGGCCGCGCCGTCCATCCCCGCGAGGAGCCATGCCGCGCCCACGCCCGTACCTGTCCCCAGTTCGGCCAGCCGCCCACCTGGGCGAGTGGCGGCCAGCGTTCGCAGCAGTCGCCCCGTCTCCAGACTGCACGAGCGGCCAAAGCCCAGCCGCCGCGCCTCCGCCTGCGCCACCCGCACCCGTTCGGGTAGGGCGAGAGCCGGGGGCGCTGGGGGAAGCGCCCCCAATACCTGCCGCACCTGCACGTCGTCTGCCCAGGGCAACGAGCGCGGGTTGACCCAGGCGACGGGCCGCCCCTCCGGGCTGGGTTCGAGGGAGAGCAGGCGGGCGGGGAAGCAGAGCGATTCCACTCCCGAACGCCCCCGGATCGTCACCGCCTCACCCGTCACTTCCACCCGCGCCCCGCCCTCCTCCCACGCCTCACGCGCGGCGGCCTGAGCGCCCGTCTCGCCGGGTTCGATGCCACCACCGGGCAGGGTCCAACCACCCCATTCCAGACCGACCATCAGCACCCGCCTCTCATGCTCCACCCAGACGCAGGCACGGCCCGTGTGCTGGAGACCGGGCGAGAGGTTGACCGTCAGCGTCACGCCAGCATCTCCAACACGTCTTCCAATTCGGCCCCACGCTCACGGAGGCGGCGCAGCGTCCCCTCGGCGCTGAGGCGGGCGGCGTGGGCGTAGTCCTCGGCGTGGACTGAGAAGGCGCGCAGGACCGGATCATCAGATGAGGTTGCCTCCTCCAGAAAGGCGGTCAGCACCAGCCGCAGCGCCGCCCGCTGCACCTCCTCCGGTGCCCGACCCATCCGGATGCCCTTGCGTGAGACATACGGATCATCTGTCAGGAGACGGGTACACCCTGCCCACGGATCGGGCGCGGCGTACTCCAGGGCGCGCAGGCCGCTCATGGCGACGGCCCCGGCACACTGCGGGCACGGCTGCACGGTCGTCAGCAGCGTCCAGCCGTAGCACTCGGGGCAGGGCGTGGCCGCGAGGTCCAGCAGCGCGTTGATCTCCGCGTGCGCGAGGTCGTGGCCGGAGATGAAGCCGCCCGCCACGCTCCGCCCCTCGCCCAGCCGGTTGCGCCCCCGCGCGATGACGGCTCCCGAAGCGTCCACGATCACCGCACCGATGGGATACGAGCCGTGCAGGTAGGCGGTCCAGGCCTGGCTGAGGGCGGCGTGCCAGCCCTGAGTCAGTGGTAGGAGGTGAGGAGTCAATGTGTTGTCTGCCTTCTCCACTGACCACTTACCACTGTCCACAGACCGCCTCACAACGCCCCCCGATTCCGCTCGATTAGCTCGTCCAGCGCCTCCCGCAGCAGACTCGCCTCCGTGCGGCCCAGCGCCCCCGACAGCTTGGCGAGGCGTTCGAGCTGGCTCTTGGGGTAATAGTTGCTCTTGAGGACCATTTTCCCCTCCACGTAGATGCACACGCGGCCCCGGCCCTCGCGCTTGGCCCGCAGCAGCGCCTCGTCGGCGGCGCGGTGGAGGTCGGCGAAGGTGTGGGCATGGGCCGGACGCGCCGCCAGCCCCACACTGATGCCGAGGGGACGCGGCCAGTGGGGGTCCCGGTGAATCTGGAAGTGCTTGATCACCTCGTCGAAGAGGATGAGGGCCGTCTCCGCCGCCGTCTCGGGAAGGATGACCGCGTACTCGTCCCCGCCGAGCCGCCCGATCACGCTTCCGGTTGGCAGGCTGCCCGAGAGCAACCGCTCCACGCCCCTCAGCACGCGGTCGCCCTCCGTGTGGCCCAACGTGTCGTTGAGCAGCTTGAAATGGTCGAGATCAAGGACGGCCAGCGTGAGGGGCGCATCTCCAAGCCGCTCAAAGGCGCTCTCGAAAGCTGAACGAATGAGGATGTCAGGACGGGCCACGAGAACTTCCCCTTCCGAACGCTTGTATGTACATAGTGTATATATATATCCTACGCATCACGCCATCTACTCCCCCCCGAAAAGGTGTGTCCTGGCGCGGCTTGAGCGCCCTACGCTCAGATTGTCAGACTCCGGGATTTGACATTTCCGATGCAGAGCGTCTAGGATGCCCTCCGCAACGGCAAAAATCGCCGGGTGAGCCGGTGAGGACCGTTCATTCACTTCATTTCATAGGAGGTACACACCCATGTTGAAACCATTGGGCGACCGCGTTCTCGTGGAGATCATCGAGGAAGCCGAGCAGAAGACCGCCGGGGGCCTGTTCGTCCCCGACACCGCCAAGGAGAAGAGCCAGCGTGGCCGGGTCGTCTCCGTCGGCAACGGCAAGCTCCTCGACAACGGAACGCGCGTTGCGCTGGACGTGAAGGAAGGCGACACCGTGTATTTCGCCAAGTACGGCGGTACGGAAGTGACGCTGGAAGGCAAGAACTACTCGATTCTCAGCGAGCGCGACATTCTCGCCATCGTCGAGTAAAGCGGTCAGCTCTCAGCTTTCAGCCCTCAGCGGCGAAAGCTGACGCGACCGCTCAAGCCCCACCCTTCTTTTCCTGACTGCTGAAAGCTGACCGCTGACAGCCCCTCCAAAGGAGCAATTCAAATGGCTAAACAGCTTGTGTTTGATGAAGCCGCCCGCCGCAGCCTGGAACGCGGCGTCAACGCCGTCGCCAACGCCGTCAAAGTGACCCTCGGGCCGCGTGGCCGCAACGTCGTGATCGAGAAGAAGTTCGGCAGCCCCACCATCACCAAGGACGGCGTGACCGTCGCCAAGGAAGTGGAGCTGGAGGACAAGCTGGAGAACATCGGTGCCCAGCTTCTCAAGGAAGTCGCCTCCAAGACGAACGACATCACGGGTGACGGCACCACCACCGCCACCGTGCTGGGTCAGGCCGTCGTGAAGGAAGGTCTTCGCAACGTGGCCGCCGGAGCGAACCCGCTGGCCCTGAAGCGCGGCATCGACAAGGCCGTGGCCGTGGCCGTCGAGGAGATCAAGCGGCTCGCCGTGCCCGTCGAGGACAGCGACGCGATCAAGAAGGTCGCGGGCATCAGCGCCAACGACGAGCAGGTCGGCACCGAGATCGCCAACGCGATGGACAAGGTGGGCAAGGAAGGCGTCATCACCATCGAGGAGTCGAAGGGCTTCGACACCGAGGTGGATGTCGTCGAGGGGATGCAGTTCGACAAGGGCTACATCAGCCCCTACTTCATCACCAGCCCCGAGACGATGGAGGCCGTGCTGGAAGACGCCTACATCCTGATCAACGAGAAGAAGGTCTCCTCCCTCAAGGACCTCCTGCCCGTGCTGGAAAAGGTCGCGCAGACGGGCCGCCCGCTCCTCATCATCGCCGAGGACGTGGAGGGCGAGGCCCTGGCCACGCTGGTCGTGAACAAGCTGCGCGGCACGCTGAACATCGCCGCCGTGAAGGCCCCCGGCTTCGGCGACCGCCGCAAGGAGATGCTGCGTGACATCGCCGCCGTGACGGGCGGGCAGGTCGTCTCCGAGGACCTCGGCCACCGCCTGGAGAACGTCGGCATGGACATGCTGGGCCGCGCCGCGCGCATCCGCATCACGAAGGACGAGACCACCATCGTGGACGGCAAGGGCAACCAGAGCGAGATCGACGCCCGCGTGAACGCCATCAAGGCCGAGCTGGACACCACCGACTCCGACTACGCCAAGGAAAAGCTCCAGGAGCGCCTCGCCAAGCTGGCGGGCGGCGTGGCCGTGATCCGCGTGGGCGCGGCGACCGAGACCGAACTCAAGGAGAAGAAGCACCGCTACGAGGACGCCCTCTCCACCGCCCGCTCGGCGGTCGAGGAAGGCATCGTCGCGGGCGGCGGCACCACGCTGCTGCGCGTGATCCCCGCCGTGCGGAAGGCCGCCGAGGGTCTGATCGGTGACGAGGCCACCGGCGCACGCATCCTGATCCGCGCGCTGGAGGAACCCGCCCGCCAGATCGCCATCAACGCGGGCGAGGAGGGCAGCGTCATCGTGAACGCCGTCATCAACGCCACCCAGCCCCGCTACGGCTTCAACGCCGCGACGGGCGAGTACGTGGAGGACATGATCGCCGCCGGCATCGTGGACCCCGCGAAGGTGACGCGCACGGCCCTTCAGAACGCCGCCAGCATCGGCGCGCTGATCCTGACCACGGAGGCCATCGTCTCCGACAAGCCCGAGAAGGCGTCGTCCGCGCCCCAGGGTGGCGGCGCGCCCGACATGGGCGGGATGGACTTCTAAAGCTCAAGCAGGACGGGGGAGGCCGGGGCGTGATTGCTCCGGCCTCGCTCATTGATACAGTTAGACATGGACTTTGGAGCAGCTAGCTTCTTCCTAGATTTAATTTTGGCGTTGCGTAATAATTTGCTTAGTCCTACTGTGTCGGCTCAACAGAAAAGAGAGGCTTTGAAGATTTTCGAGACTGCTCTCGTCGAAACTCAAATATATATATCGCGTTTGAAGAGGCTATCTGGAGAGTCGGATCACATGAATTCTGATTTAGTTCACAGAGACAGGCAAGTAGAAGAGGACTTGGTGCGACTCTGGCGGCAAGCATCCCTTTCTTGTTTAGCTATTGACAACGTTTTACAACGCATCGCCTATTCAAAAAGCGAGTTTTGGCTGAGTAGAGAGAATTGGACGAGGGAGGGGGTTGAGCGTGCAGGTATATCTATAGAGGATGCACGAGGAGAGATTAGAAGACTCGCCGCCGAATTAAAGTAGAGATGTGACCTCCCCATTAGGTCCTGCCACAAAGCTAGGGGAAAGGGAAGAGGCCCACCTAAACCCCTCCCCCTTCCTTTCTCCTTCACTGACGGCTGACCCCTCCCCTACGCCCCGAACTTCTGCAACTTCAGCGCATTCGCCATCAGCAGCGGCATGATGTCGGTGCCCCGGCGCAGGCCCAGGCTGCCCTTCCCCGCCTCCTCCTCGGTGTAGCGCATGGCGAGGTCCTTGCGGCCATAGTCGCTGTGAATCAGGAGGGGGACCGGGTGCCAGGAGTGGCTCTTGAGCTTGCTCGGCGTGGAGTGGTCGCCCACGATGCAGATCACGTCGGGCTTGAGGGCGAGCAGAGAGGGCAGAAGCTCGTCGAACAGCTCGATCTTGTGGACCTTCTCGGCGAAATCGCCGTCCTCGCCCGTGGAGTCGGTCTTCTTGACGTGCCAGTAGAAGAAGTCGTACTTGGCCCAGTTCTCGGTCAGGGCGGCGACCTTACCCTCCAGCGCGTCCTCCTCGCCCGCGACGGGGAGGATGTCCATGCCCACGAGGCTGGCGAGGCCCCGGTACATCGGGTAGGAGGCGACGCACGCCGCGCGCAGGCCGTAGATGTTGGCGAAGGAGGGGAAGTGCGGCACGTCGCTGTAGCCCCGGAACAGCACCCCGTTGACCTGGGCTTCGTCCGCCAGCACCGCCTCCGCCCGCGTCACGAAGGTGTTCACGAGTTCGGCGGTGAGGGTGCTCAGCGTGTCCTGCGCGACGGCGAGCATGGGCTGTACGCCCGTCACCTGCGGGTCCACGTCGCTGATGTTCGCGCCCAATCCCTGCCCGGCCTCGTCCAGCCCGCCCGAGCGGAAGACGACGACGAAGCGGTGTTCGCTCTCGGTATAAATCTCCACGGGTGTCCCGTTGATCTCGGGAATGGCGGCGCGCAACTTCGCCACGACCTCGGCGTTCTTCTCGTTGCTGGGGCGACCCGCGCGGCGGTCCTCGATGACGCGGCTCTGCCCCAGGGTGGCGAAGTTGCCGCGTACGGCCACGTCCCCGGCCTGAAGCCGGACGCCGATGCCGACCGCCGAGAGTGCCCCGCGCCCCACCACGTACTTCAGGGGGTCGTACCCGAAGAGGCTGAGGTGCCCCGGCCCACTTCCCGGCGTGATGCCCGCGCCGACGAGTTCGATCTGACCGAGTTGCGCCTCCCGCGCGAGCGCATCGAGGTTGGGCGTCTGCGCGCTGGCGAGTTCGGTCTCCCCGTTCGCGGTGAGGGGCAGACCGCCCACCCCGTCGAGGACCACCATCAGAATCTTGCTGTCGGTCTTCTTGGCGAGGGGGCGGATGGTGTCGATCAGGTCGCTCATGGGGCCACTGTAACCCGGAGAACAGGCTGGGAGCGGGGGTGGCATAGGGAGCGGAGGCAGGAAAAAAGGCCACCCCACGGTGGAGGTGGCCCCTCTCGTGGACGGCTCAGCGCCCGTCGATGCGCCCGTCGGCGGCGTCCACCGCCATGTCGTCGATCTGGTGGGTGACGCGCTCGGCCTCGGCCTCGGCCTGCGTGTCCGTCATCGCGGGCGTGCGGGTAGCGAGGTACGACCCAATAATGGCGATGGCGGCCATGACGCCCCAGAACAGGGGGCTGGGAATGTGCAGGGCGGGCACCGCCGGGTAGATCTCGTGCGCGGCCTCCAGCGTCTCCACGCCCAGCTTCACGGCAATCCAGCCCACGAGCGCATAGGCCACGTTGTCGAACGCCGGGTACTTGTTCAGCAGGCGCAGGAAGATCGTCGCCGCGAAGCGCATCAGGATCAGGCCCACGATGCCGCCGAGGACCACGATGGTCAGGCCCTGCTCACGGGGCATTCCGCGCGGAATGAGCGCCACGCCCGCCAGGATGGAGTCCACGGAGAAGGCGAGATCGGTGAGGTTGAGCAGCACGACGGTGGCCCAAAAGCCGCGCCCACGGGCCTTTTGCGCGCCCTCCTCCTCGGAGGTCTTGTGCTTGACGAAGTGGCTGATGGCGAGGTAGGCGAGGTAGGCGGCCCCGAAGGCCCGCAGCCACCAGTATTCGAGGATATAGGAGGCGAGCAGCACGCCCAGGATGCGGAGGACGACCGCGCCGCCGATGCCGTAGGCGAGGGCCTTGCGTTGCAGGTCCCCGGCGAGGTGCCGCACCATCACGGCGAGGACGAGGGCGTTGTCCGCCGAGAGCAGGCCCTCCAGCAGCACGAGGGTGCCGATGATCGCCCAGGTCTCGGCGTTGAGCGGGGGCATTTCGAGTCCGAACATAATCACGGCAGTCTACCCGCCCGCCCCGGTAGATGTGGGGCGTACGGAACACACGGAATGCAACAGGACGTGGGCCGTGCGCCCGTCACCTCACGATCTGCCCTACCTCGTCCAACACAGGGTAAGCCTCACCGCGCTCCCGGTAGCCCGGCGCGAGGTCGGGGTACGCCCACTCGAAGGCGAGGCGGTCCAGCTCGGCGGGCGCGAGTTGCGGCGTCTCGTACATCCCCGCCGCGAGACGCTGGCGCTGCGCCTCGAAGAGGATGGTGGCGGCGGCGACCGAGACGTTGAGGCTCTGCACCATGCCGAACATGGGGATGACGATGTTCATGTCGGCGACTCCGGCGGCCTCGTCGGATACGCCCCACTTCTCGGCCCCGAGGAGCACGCAGGTCGGGCGGGTGTAGTCGGGTTCGCGGTAGTCCACGCTGCGCTGGGAGAGGTGGGTGGCGAGAACCTGCACACCTCCGGCCTGGAGATGGCGCACGGCGCTCACGGCGTCCGCGTGCGTCTGCACCGCCACCCACTTATGGGCGCTGCCGCTCGTGGCGTCGTAGGTGGGAAGCGCTCCGCTCTTCGGGGGGACGGCGTGGGCGGTCAGCACACCCACCGCGTCGCAGGTTCGCAGGATGGCGCTGAAGTTGTGGGGCTTGTTCACCTCGTCCATCAGCACGCTAAGGCTGGGCTGACGCCTCCC
This genomic stretch from Deinococcus sp. YIM 134068 harbors:
- a CDS encoding M16 family metallopeptidase, with product MTSLPKSAETLTHTLPNGLTLLLEPSADAQTVAAGYFVATGARDERPEELGVSHFLEHLMFKGSEVVGAAELNERLDGLGGNANAFTSEEATVYHAATLPEQTSELLGTLTELMRPALRPTDVEPERGVILEEIAMYAEQPAVRVADELRTDYWGTHPLSQPVLGTTQTVEGLSRDALARNHRERYGAGRVTLTVVGAFDPAGVLGWAQGELRNWPTGHPAAPTPPPVPRHPGTVRTIHDSALARVQVALALPGLSATDPLREAAVVLADLIGGENGRLYWALLDTGLADGADLAHLEYRDAGAFEGGFSCDPDRAQTVLDTYLAVLANAEEAITDAAVRRAARKLAVDTLLRAETTQGRLFTLGMEHLALGRPVGTAELVDRFARVTADEVRAVLRMCPLARPTVVALGPVEGLR
- a CDS encoding M16 family metallopeptidase, which translates into the protein MTTVAAPGAHLWTLEGGLRVAFERRTGPGFALDVRVPVGSAHDPVGREGSAGVLEEWLYKGAGGRDARAFQDALDDLGVRRGGGVGPEATRVGMSGLVGDLPGALALTADLLLRPELPPGELPVLADLARQDLEGLEDSPPDLLAVGARRVAFPHDPASPFAGFTHPASGTAEGLANLNAEGLSVFLGRYGTRGSVLGLVADAHPDEVRTLVERTFVGWRPGEDETVPADFRSGERVHLPHADAEQTHISVTAPGVSPRDPDWLAWQVALTALSGGSASRLFTAVREERGLAYSVSASPVVLGKKGFLSAYAGSTPGRAPETLSVLLAELARLPEGLTEAEFHRARAGLTASVVFGAESLRARATSLTRDVAVFGRVRSVAELRAALNALTLDGVNTFLAGYDPAAHATVVTLGPQEPAL
- a CDS encoding RluA family pseudouridine synthase translates to MALNGGYTYRERPSPEARGMTVLAYLTRRYTHSTESEWRERLERGEVSLDGVTVRGGEVLRAGQTLLWHRPPWHEEDVPLTYEVAHEDDALLAVVKPSGLPTMPGGGFLDHTLLMRVRATFPEASSLHRLGRGTSGLVLFARTHAAASTLARAWREGEVDKRYRALAAGLTERDTYEITTPIGPVPHPRLGTVYAASAAGKASHSVARVLERRTEGNTLFEVAIHTGRPHQIRIHLASIGHPLIGDPLYAPGGGPLPDLPALPGDGGYLLHAERLSFVHPLTGERLTLHATPPPELWRADG
- a CDS encoding M23 family metallopeptidase produces the protein MRRFFRLVLVLAVLAGAVYLAWPTLQRVWRYVELTAEPAPAAGTLPNPLPGQSLTDTWGAARSQGRRHEGIDIFARRGTPIRATTRGFVLNIGENRLGGRTVMVLGPGGQRHYYAHLERYPDLAEGDWIEAGTVVGYVGDSGNAQGTPPHLHYGIYAGGGAINPYPFLQE
- a CDS encoding NUDIX domain-containing protein translates to MTLTVNLSPGLQHTGRACVWVEHERRVLMVGLEWGGWTLPGGGIEPGETGAQAAAREAWEEGGARVEVTGEAVTIRGRSGVESLCFPARLLSLEPSPEGRPVAWVNPRSLPWADDVQVRQVLGALPPAPPALALPERVRVAQAEARRLGFGRSCSLETGRLLRTLAATRPGGRLAELGTGTGVGAAWLLAGMDGAARLVTAELDPERAAVARDALASDPRAEVLNGDWREALTHGPFDLIFSDCAPAKRETESLDVLVGVLRVGGMLVLDNFSPPALLPEALHGGDPERDRLFSHPRLTCNEVAVSAWERVILGVRTSE
- a CDS encoding nucleoside deaminase, which gives rise to MTPHLLPLTQGWHAALSQAWTAYLHGSYPIGAVIVDASGAVIARGRNRLGEGRSVAGGFISGHDLAHAEINALLDLAATPCPECYGWTLLTTVQPCPQCAGAVAMSGLRALEYAAPDPWAGCTRLLTDDPYVSRKGIRMGRAPEEVQRAALRLVLTAFLEEATSSDDPVLRAFSVHAEDYAHAARLSAEGTLRRLRERGAELEDVLEMLA
- a CDS encoding GGDEF domain-containing protein; translated protein: MARPDILIRSAFESAFERLGDAPLTLAVLDLDHFKLLNDTLGHTEGDRVLRGVERLLSGSLPTGSVIGRLGGDEYAVILPETAAETALILFDEVIKHFQIHRDPHWPRPLGISVGLAARPAHAHTFADLHRAADEALLRAKREGRGRVCIYVEGKMVLKSNYYPKSQLERLAKLSGALGRTEASLLREALDELIERNRGAL
- the groES gene encoding co-chaperone GroES produces the protein MLKPLGDRVLVEIIEEAEQKTAGGLFVPDTAKEKSQRGRVVSVGNGKLLDNGTRVALDVKEGDTVYFAKYGGTEVTLEGKNYSILSERDILAIVE
- the groL gene encoding chaperonin GroEL (60 kDa chaperone family; promotes refolding of misfolded polypeptides especially under stressful conditions; forms two stacked rings of heptamers to form a barrel-shaped 14mer; ends can be capped by GroES; misfolded proteins enter the barrel where they are refolded when GroES binds), translating into MAKQLVFDEAARRSLERGVNAVANAVKVTLGPRGRNVVIEKKFGSPTITKDGVTVAKEVELEDKLENIGAQLLKEVASKTNDITGDGTTTATVLGQAVVKEGLRNVAAGANPLALKRGIDKAVAVAVEEIKRLAVPVEDSDAIKKVAGISANDEQVGTEIANAMDKVGKEGVITIEESKGFDTEVDVVEGMQFDKGYISPYFITSPETMEAVLEDAYILINEKKVSSLKDLLPVLEKVAQTGRPLLIIAEDVEGEALATLVVNKLRGTLNIAAVKAPGFGDRRKEMLRDIAAVTGGQVVSEDLGHRLENVGMDMLGRAARIRITKDETTIVDGKGNQSEIDARVNAIKAELDTTDSDYAKEKLQERLAKLAGGVAVIRVGAATETELKEKKHRYEDALSTARSAVEEGIVAGGGTTLLRVIPAVRKAAEGLIGDEATGARILIRALEEPARQIAINAGEEGSVIVNAVINATQPRYGFNAATGEYVEDMIAAGIVDPAKVTRTALQNAASIGALILTTEAIVSDKPEKASSAPQGGGAPDMGGMDF
- a CDS encoding 2,3-bisphosphoglycerate-independent phosphoglycerate mutase, with product MSDLIDTIRPLAKKTDSKILMVVLDGVGGLPLTANGETELASAQTPNLDALAREAQLGQIELVGAGITPGSGPGHLSLFGYDPLKYVVGRGALSAVGIGVRLQAGDVAVRGNFATLGQSRVIEDRRAGRPSNEKNAEVVAKLRAAIPEINGTPVEIYTESEHRFVVVFRSGGLDEAGQGLGANISDVDPQVTGVQPMLAVAQDTLSTLTAELVNTFVTRAEAVLADEAQVNGVLFRGYSDVPHFPSFANIYGLRAACVASYPMYRGLASLVGMDILPVAGEEDALEGKVAALTENWAKYDFFYWHVKKTDSTGEDGDFAEKVHKIELFDELLPSLLALKPDVICIVGDHSTPSKLKSHSWHPVPLLIHSDYGRKDLAMRYTEEEAGKGSLGLRRGTDIMPLLMANALKLQKFGA
- a CDS encoding TerC family protein codes for the protein MFGLEMPPLNAETWAIIGTLVLLEGLLSADNALVLAVMVRHLAGDLQRKALAYGIGGAVVLRILGVLLASYILEYWWLRAFGAAYLAYLAISHFVKHKTSEEEGAQKARGRGFWATVVLLNLTDLAFSVDSILAGVALIPRGMPREQGLTIVVLGGIVGLILMRFAATIFLRLLNKYPAFDNVAYALVGWIAVKLGVETLEAAHEIYPAVPALHIPSPLFWGVMAAIAIIGSYLATRTPAMTDTQAEAEAERVTHQIDDMAVDAADGRIDGR